The Tropicibacter oceani DNA segment CTCAGAGTTTTGACGATTTCGCTTTGCGTCTTGGTGACGTGATGCGTGGTGAGCGGGCCACCATGGGGAAATCGCTGCTGGATGTGCAGCGCGAATTGCGCATCAAGGCCAGTTACATCGCTGCCATCGAAAATTGTGACCCCTCTGCCTTTGACACGCCGGGGTTCATCGCCGGCTATGTCCGGTCTTACGCCCGCTATCTGGGCATGGACCCGGACGAGGCCTTTGCCGCCTTTTGCGCCGAAAGCGGGTTTTCCGTGGCGCATGGCATGTCCAAGGATGCCTCGACCATCCGCAAGCCGCAGCCCGGCGAAATCGCGCGCCCCAAGGCCCGCGATCCGCTGACTGAGCCCAAGCTGGCCTTTGCCCCCGCTGGTGACAGTTTCCTGTCGCGCATCGAGCCGGGGGCGATCGGGTCGTCGCTGGTGCTGATCGCGCTGATCTCGGGCATCGGTTACGGCGGCTGGACCGTCCTGCAAGAGGTGCAGCGCGTGCAGCTGGCGCCAGTGGAACAGACCCCCATCGTGCTGAGCGAGCTTGACCCGCTGGATGCCGCCCGCGCGCCGCAGGCCGACGCCGGGCAGGGTGCGGTCGATGTGGCAGACAGCGGCGCCGCCGGTGTCTTTACACCGCCGACGAACGAAGCCTTTGACCGTCTTTACCGCCCGCAGGCGCTGGATGTGCCGGTGCTGATCGCGCGCGATGCGCCGATCTCGACGCTTGATCCCGACAGTGGCGGGCTGTTTGCCGGTGCCGGCTCTGGCTCGGGTCTGCCGCAGGTGCAGGACAGCGCCCTGGCGGTTGCCGCGCTGGATGCGGGCCTTGCCCAGACACCGGTTGCCGCGCCGTTGGAATTTGGTCAGGGGGTCAGGGTCGTGGCCGCGCGCCCGGCTTGGGTGCAGGTCAAGGATGACACCGGCGCGGTGCTGTATTCCGGCGTGATGAACGCAGGCGATACCTGGGCTGTGCCGCAGGGCGCTGCCGATCCGGTGATCAAGGTCGGCGAATCCGGCGCTGTCTATTTTGCCGTGAACGGCAAGCTGCATGGCCCCGCCGGGCCGCGCGGCGCCGTGACCAACAACCTGGCGCTGGACGGGGCGCTGATCGTGGCCGGTTACGATGCCGTTGCCCCGGCCTCTGACCCCGACCTGGCCCCGGTGCTGGCCAAGCTGGCGCCCGGCGCTGGTGCTGCCGCTCCGACGACGCAACTGGCCGCTGCGCCGGTTGGCACGCAGGTGCCGCAACCGCAGGTTCTGGCCGCCTCGACGCCCGGCGTGACGATTGTCGCCTCTCGCGAGGCGTGGGTGCGGGTCAAGGCGCCCTCGGGCGCCACCATCTACGAAGCGATCATGCAGCCCGGTGACACCTATCAGGTGCCGCAGACCGAAACCCCGCCGACCATTCGGACCGGCGATGCGGGTGCCGTATACTTTGCGGTCAATGGCAAGACTTACGGCCCTTACGGCGCTAACGGTGCCGTGGCGGACAACCTGGCCCTGTCGGTCAGCACCGTTACCCAGACCATGGCGGCCGCCGATCCTGCGCAAAATCGCGAATTGGCAAAGGTTGTCGCCGAATTGAATGCAGTTCAGACCAGTACCCAGGACTGACTGTTTTTCCTGGGCATGTTTTTAAAAACGATTGAATAGCGACGGTGTGAATGTTGTGCAGGGCTGAGGCCCTGCAGAACGGTTTCGGCGCCACAGACGGATGGACAGACATCAATGACCCATAATCCCCTGCGCCCCTGGCGCAATATCGAACGTCGCAAATCGCGCCAGATCATGGTTGGCAATGTGCCCGTCGGGGGGGATGCGCCGATTTCGGTGCAGACGATGACCAACACCATCACCACAGAAATCGCCGCGACCATCGCGCAGGTGCAGGCCGCGGCGGATGCCGGGGCCGATATCGTGCGGGTGTCGGTGCCCGATCAGGACAGCGCCCGCGCGCTGAAGGAAATCGTGCGCGAAAGCCCGGTGCCGATCGTTGCGGACATCCATTTCCACTACAAACGCGGGATCGAGGCCGCCGAGGCGGGCGCTGCCTGTCTGCGCATCAACCCCGGCAACATTGGGTCAGAGGACCGCGTGCGCGAGGTTATCAAGGCCGCGCGTGACAACAACTGCTCCATGCGCATCGGCGTCAATGCCGGCAGCCTTGAAAAGCATCTGCTGGAAAAATACGGTGAACCGTGCCCCGAGGCCATGGTCGAAAGCGGGCTGGATCACATCAAGATCCTGCAGGACAACGATTTTCACGAATTCAAGATCTCGGTCAAGGCGTCCGACGTTTTCCTGTCCGCCGCCGCCTATCAGGCCCTGTCCGAGGCGACGGATGCCCCCCTGCACCTTGGCATCACCGAGGCTGGCGGGCTGATGTCCGGCACGATCAAAAGCGCCATCGGCCTTGGCAACCTGCTGTGGATGGGCATTGGCGACACGATCCGCGTCAGCCTGAGCGCCGATCCGGTCGAAGAGGTCAAGGTCGGCTATGACATCCTCAAAAGCCTGGGTCTGCGCCATCGCGGCGTGAACATCATTTCCTGCCCGTCCTGTGCGCGTCAGGGCTTTGACGTGATCAAGACGGTCGAGGCACTGGAAAAGCGGCTGGAACACATCAAGACCCCGATGAGCCTGTCGATCATCGGCTGTGTCGTGAACGGCCCCGGCGAGGCGCTGATGACCGACGTCGGCTTTACCGGCGGCGGCGCGGGGGCGGGCATGGTCTATCTGGCGGGCAAGGCCAGCCACAAGCTGTCGAACGACCAGATGATCGAACACATCGTCGAACAGGTCGAAAAGAAGGCCGCCCAGCTGGACGCCCTGGCCGCCCAAGACACGAAAGCCGCGGAATAGCGCCGTGGGCTTTGACCAGGCCACATACGACGCTCTGGACAATTCGGGTATTCCGGCGGACCGGGTTTCTATGGGAACCCTTCTGCAATCCCTGCGCCAAAGCGATCCCCGGTTCCAACTGGACGTGGTCAAATTGGTCAATGGCTTTCGGAACCAGGAATACTGGCTGCGCATGGCGGTTCTGGCTTTGGGCAGCCTGACCTTGTACCTGCTGCACGGCGATACCATTCCGTTCTTGTTCTTTTCCTTTCACGTGATGACATCGGTGCTGCTGCGGATTGTCCAGATGCGGGCGCCGCAGCGCGCCACGGCGCGGCAGGTTCTGGCGATCGTCTGCATCGACGCGATCAGCGTCTTTGGCTATTCGGCGACGATCCTGTATTTCGGCACCAGCGGGCTGGACAGCTATCAGATCATCGCGATGATCCTGTTCGCGGGGTTCTACCTGCATTCGCTTGGCGATCGGCTTCGGGTCTGGTTGTTTTTCGTCAATGACCTGATCGGGCAGCTTGGTATCTTGATCCTGCAGTTCCAGTGGCTTTGGACAGGCTGGGGATTTGGCGGGCAACCCGACGACATCAGCCTTCAGGACAAGATCATTCTGACCTTCTGCGCCGCGGCGCTGCAATTGTATTTCCTGCTTTTGTGCGGCAACGTCCGGCGGGCGCGGCGGCATTTGCAGCAGGCGCAGGAACGCCGTATCGCGGACGAACGCCTGTTGGCCATTGGCCAGCTGAGCGGCGGCATCGCGCATGATTTCAACAACATGCTGACGGCGGTTCTGGGCAATATCGAACTGTTGCGCCTGACGGCCAACCCGGTCGAACGCGCCAGCCTTCTGAACGAGGCCGAAAAGGCCGCGCGCCATGG contains these protein-coding regions:
- a CDS encoding helix-turn-helix domain-containing protein, with protein sequence MIRRKSQSKTVDIQDSPQSFDDFALRLGDVMRGERATMGKSLLDVQRELRIKASYIAAIENCDPSAFDTPGFIAGYVRSYARYLGMDPDEAFAAFCAESGFSVAHGMSKDASTIRKPQPGEIARPKARDPLTEPKLAFAPAGDSFLSRIEPGAIGSSLVLIALISGIGYGGWTVLQEVQRVQLAPVEQTPIVLSELDPLDAARAPQADAGQGAVDVADSGAAGVFTPPTNEAFDRLYRPQALDVPVLIARDAPISTLDPDSGGLFAGAGSGSGLPQVQDSALAVAALDAGLAQTPVAAPLEFGQGVRVVAARPAWVQVKDDTGAVLYSGVMNAGDTWAVPQGAADPVIKVGESGAVYFAVNGKLHGPAGPRGAVTNNLALDGALIVAGYDAVAPASDPDLAPVLAKLAPGAGAAAPTTQLAAAPVGTQVPQPQVLAASTPGVTIVASREAWVRVKAPSGATIYEAIMQPGDTYQVPQTETPPTIRTGDAGAVYFAVNGKTYGPYGANGAVADNLALSVSTVTQTMAAADPAQNRELAKVVAELNAVQTSTQD
- the ispG gene encoding flavodoxin-dependent (E)-4-hydroxy-3-methylbut-2-enyl-diphosphate synthase, which translates into the protein MTHNPLRPWRNIERRKSRQIMVGNVPVGGDAPISVQTMTNTITTEIAATIAQVQAAADAGADIVRVSVPDQDSARALKEIVRESPVPIVADIHFHYKRGIEAAEAGAACLRINPGNIGSEDRVREVIKAARDNNCSMRIGVNAGSLEKHLLEKYGEPCPEAMVESGLDHIKILQDNDFHEFKISVKASDVFLSAAAYQALSEATDAPLHLGITEAGGLMSGTIKSAIGLGNLLWMGIGDTIRVSLSADPVEEVKVGYDILKSLGLRHRGVNIISCPSCARQGFDVIKTVEALEKRLEHIKTPMSLSIIGCVVNGPGEALMTDVGFTGGGAGAGMVYLAGKASHKLSNDQMIEHIVEQVEKKAAQLDALAAQDTKAAE
- a CDS encoding sensor histidine kinase, whose product is MGTLLQSLRQSDPRFQLDVVKLVNGFRNQEYWLRMAVLALGSLTLYLLHGDTIPFLFFSFHVMTSVLLRIVQMRAPQRATARQVLAIVCIDAISVFGYSATILYFGTSGLDSYQIIAMILFAGFYLHSLGDRLRVWLFFVNDLIGQLGILILQFQWLWTGWGFGGQPDDISLQDKIILTFCAAALQLYFLLLCGNVRRARRHLQQAQERRIADERLLAIGQLSGGIAHDFNNMLTAVLGNIELLRLTANPVERASLLNEAEKAARHGADLTNQLLAYSRKAQLRPRHMKVEDMLSHCLSRTDTVLRPEQELRVERIPAGLPMVYMDPGQFCTVMNSLIDNAAQAMGDKGLLTISVTASQVAGAPGVTIALRDTGGGIAPEIAPLVFEPYFTTKAKGQGTGLGLAMARGIVEQSGGKLELTSDYGVGTTVFIHLPAQDPQAAG